DNA from Tachysurus fulvidraco isolate hzauxx_2018 chromosome 16, HZAU_PFXX_2.0, whole genome shotgun sequence:
ttttcattcaataaaagaaataaattttcAAAAAATCTCATGCATAAGGGATATTGTACAGGTTTTGTTGTTAATGCCTACAACAATAGAAGCTGGTCTGTtcgaacataatatacagagaGGTGAGAAAGCTGGACAGACTCATGTATTAAAGTGCTACTGCATTATGCTCTTTAGGTAAAGATGAAGTGAGGGCTAAATCCCACTGCAATACTATCAGCAGCATTGCGAGTAATCCTTTGCTACGAAATAAATATGGACACTTTTGAAGATCATGTTATGTGagtatattttgttattttgtaatGATCAACTCTAcacttaaaggtagggtcttcGAGtattgagaaatgcttcagaaaagtCGGgccataaaataaacaaaaaacaaaacaaacgtttagccaatgagcagaaatgggtgggtcttgtcaatatggccggagagagtgttcagtgcccatgtgtgacattagcagaaagcgggtttaacattgacacggaggataaaatacaaagaaagaaagcgaagaaagacttacgataaggcaagaagcgctggagagaactgaaggagcaggaagttggccacatattcacagattggagtttcctgagtcaataactcctgagctaaacgctgttacagcacaaataacacctcttttctatcgtagtaatgtagagaggcagctacaaccatgttttgtgtagtaacagcgtttagctcaggagttactgactgggaaactccaatctgtgaatatgcggctaACGCcaaggcgcttttttccttcccgatttttgcttgtttatataTCTGCAATCAttttgttcttcccttcagttatgataaagacacatttctttccattagttgcctgggttgtgtatgtgtgggtggagctatcaatacaggggtgggacccatttgggttaggggcgtgtttgtttttggtgattttatgtcaacattggctttcaaaaatcggagaccctgcctttaataagTAATACTGTGTACTGTGAATAGCATATTATTAACCTTCTACTAAAATACAGGGGTGTATAATTTTCCATAGCTCTTAACACAATagtgttaacttttttttttgttttaaaagccATGCTTTTTACATTGATCATTATGAAAATGCATATGGCTTGCTGTTTATTTAAGCacttaattacttttttttttttagattaaggAAGGATTCAAAGCGTCCCGCTCAATGTGCCCTTTCACCAGTGGACctaaaattaacacacacagaatgtaatCCTGACAATACGTTGGTCTACTTTCAAGGTGAAGATCCTACAATCTGTGAATTGGACTACAACATACTCCAAGCAGAAATTCAGAATGTCTCCAAAACAACCGTATCTCCAGAAGTTGGAGACGTGTGCTTGGTGGAAGATTGTAGTCTTCCACCTTCTATTCGCTGGTACAGAGGAAGACTTCAGAACAAATCAGGAGAATTTTTTAATGTCTTCCTACTGGATCATGGAAATATTATTACCGTTGGTCCCAGCCATTTGTCTGCAATTTCGGATTCTTTACTCATGCTACCACCAAAGATTGTCTGTGGCTACATTGCTAATGTGCTGCCGTTTCAGGAACGCTGGGACCAACCATCAGAGAAATATTTTTCTTCCATGTTAGGCAAACATATCAAAGGATATAACCATGGTCTTCTGCCATACAAGCGTCTTATTCTGGAAGTGCCAGAAATAACCAAAGATTTATTAAGATTGAGATTAGGCAGACATGTGGATACAGACACGTTTCTGCTGCTGGTGGATCTGGAGATAGAAATACCAATTCAACAAAGCTGTGAGTCTGTCCTTGATTTGCTCATCGAAAAGAAAATTGcacaagagattttttttaaatcttctaaTTTATGTGCCTACGAAAATATTCTTTCGCTTGGTAGCTCCAAGTTAGTTGTTGGACAGGAGGAAAGCGTTAGAATATCTGCTGCTGTAAACCCTTGGTTGTTTTACTGCCAGTTGTCCTCTGCTGCAAAGGACCTTAAAGAGATGTCAGAAAAATTGGCACTTGTTTGTAAGTCGAGGAACGGTGACTTAAGAGACAGGTCAGGTGAAAATATGGGCTTACTTTGTGCCGTCAAAGGCAAAGATGAGAAGTGGCACAGAGGTTTAGTGCAGTGCCTCCCTGTTAACTCCCAGGTTAGAGTAGTATTTGTTGACTATGGGTATTGTGAATCTGTAAATGTTGAAAACATCTTTCAGTTGCCTTCAGATTTTCTTCTGAGTCCAGTCATGGCTTTCCGGTGTTCTCTTTCTTGTTTGGCTGACAAAGACAAAGCCACAGTAAACCAGCAACTAGTACTTCTGAGAAAAGGGTTACGGGGTAAGGAGCTTGTGATTACAATCGATggattaaaaaaggaaaagaatacCTGTTCAGTCACACTTAGCAACGTTGTTAAACATGCCCCTATTAAAACTGTAGAATGTAAAGAGTTCCCTAAAATGGCAAGCAGTAGTATTCTTGCTAATGTTCACCCATTGAATTACATTCCAAATGAGACAACAAAGGTGGAAATCTCAAAGAATCTTATGGCTTTTAAAGACATAAAAAATAGCTCTGTTTTTGAGGGTTACGTTGAACATGTTCGAAATCCTCATGATTTCTGGATAAGAAGAGCAAAGTCCAACGATCGATTTGAGGCCATGATGAATAAACTGTCCGAACGGTTTAGTAGCTTACAACTGAATGAGGAAATCCTTCCGAACCCAGTGCCTGGTCAGCTTTGTTGTGCCATGTATGAAAAAGACATGCATTACTACAGAGCTCGTGTGTTGGATATTCTTGAATATGGCGCAGAGGTGTTTTTCATTGACTTTGGAAACACAGAAAAGGTGCCAagcatgttaattaaaaaaattcccaCTGAATTGACTGTGGAGCCAATGTTTGCTCTCAATTGTTCCTTAGCTCATGTTATTCCAGTGGAAGATGTCTGGACATCTGCAGCAACAGACTTCTTCAGGAAAACCACCTTTGAGGAAGCACTCCTTGTTCACGTACTTTACAGAAGGGGCGATGTGTTTGTTGTGGATATGTACAAGAAAAGGTGTGAGAAAAGTGAAAGTATTGCAACACTTTTGACAAGCGCAAATATGGCAGAAACCTGGACATATCGTGCAATAAAAACTCCTGCTACAGCTGTagataaaaagaacaaaacaggcAAGACCTTTGCAAGAAGAAGACCGTTTGCTGAGAATTATTGTAAACCAACACCACAGGAACACCCTAGCAAGGCGATGAGGCAAGTGATAGCCATGGAAAATCAAGTCCAAACTGAGACACAGAAATGCAGTGCTGTTGAAAATTTCAAAGGCTATAACTTTAATCCAGGAACTGTGATTAGTGTCCAGTGTTCACATGTCATTTCCCCTTCAGAATTTTGGTGCCAGAAcatgaaatacaaaaacaacTTGGACAAATTAATGCAAAGACTACAAAGGTTTTACCAGACAAATACCTCTGTGTTGCAGCCCTACAGTGAATGTTGTGCTGTCCAGTTTCAACAGGACAATAAGTGGTACAGAGGGTCCATTCTTGGAGGAGCAGGTCTAAACCTTAAGGTGATTCTAGTTGACTATGGTATGGTTGTGCAAGAAAATCTGCAGCAACTTCGAGCTCTAAATCCAGAGTTCCTTGAGCTTGAAAAACAAGCATTCAGATGTAGTTTGTACAACTTGACTGACCCAATTGGAGGAGATGTGTGGTCTGACGAAGCAAACAATTCGTTAAAGGATTTTACTTCTGGAAATTGTGATCTAAGATGCAAAATCTACTCCCAGGTCTCTGTGGCAAATAAAGGCCTTTGCAATGTGGTTGACTTGTACACACCTCTTCAACAAGCCTCTACGTATCTCATAGGGAAGGGTGTTGCCAAGGAAATACAGCATCCAACCAAGCTACATCCTTCTGTCTATCCATGCTCTTTTGTTTATTCTTCTTTTGACATTAAGATTGGAAGTGAAGAGTTGGTGTTCCCTACTCATGTTGTTAGTCCTTGGGAAATCTATCTCCAGCTGGAGAGAAATACTGAAATTATTGAGCAGCTCATGGACAGGTCTGTGAAGGAAAGTAAAGAGTTAATGAGTCAGAGGCATTCCGGTGAAACTGGCAGTGTTTGCTTGGCCAAATACTTTGAAGATGGCATGTGGTACAGATCATATGTTTGGCCTGCTCATTCCAGTCTACACTTCAATGTATTCTTTGTAGATTATGGAGGCAAGCAGGTTGCTGAAAAAAAGGATGTACTACCCATCCCCATAAAGGCAGCTGATTTGCTTTTGACACCTGTGCAAGCTTTAAGGTGTagtcttttaaatatttctgagGAGGAAAATTTGCCTGAAGTTAATACATGGCTTAAGAAGGCCATTCTCAACAAGGTACTTCGAGCAAAGTTTGTTGCAACAAACTGCAGTGGAGATTTCATTTGTGACCTGTTTGATGGTGactttcatattaatgagaaagtGCGAGAACTTTTTGCAATTCATGGCAAAAATGAGCAATCTGTCAGAAATCCTATCAGGGATTGTGTTAAAAAAGCGGAGACTGTATCCTTTGTGGCCAATGAATTCAAGACCAGGCGGAGACCTCATGTGGAATCTGGGGTCAAATCACATTGGACACTAGGCTACATCAAAATCGTACAGCAGTCTCATCAACAGAAGTCAGTCAAAATTAAATCTCCACAAAAATCTCACAGTCTAAATAGTAGTTCTGTAGGAAAAGGctatggcaaaaaaaatcacagtctAAAACCCAGAAAGGAACTGCAGAAAGAAAAGTGCACCATTTCGAGCACTTCTAAAGTAAAGTCCTCTAAAGTGCTGCCAAAGATTAGTGATCTACCAGCCATCAAAATTGCACCAGGATTCAGTTGCATAGGGTTCATTTCTCACTGTGAAAGTGTTGAAAGCTTCTTTGTCCAAATGGAGAAGGATGAACAAACCATCCTTAAAGTAAGAGAGGAACTAAACAGCAGCCCTTTCACAGAGAGCTTGCAGAGTGTTACCTCAAATGTAAAAATAGGGGATCTGATTGCTGCTAGGTACGACAAAGATTTGGCTTTATATCGAGCTGCTGTCAAAGGTGTAGGAATCGGTGGTTTTATAAAAGTTGAATTTGTTGACTATGGAAATACAGCAATTGTTGACAAGAAGAAAATTCACTCATTAGCAAGCAAGTTTCTGTCTCAGGCGAGATTAAGCACTGCCTGCAAACTTTCGAAACCAAACATTTTAGAGGATTTTAAGGCTTTACTCAGTGACACACATGACAAACCTCTGATGGTAGAGTTTGTACAGAATCTTGGCTGTGTGTGGGAAGTGAATATTCAGGGACTTGATCCTTTGAATGAGTTGAGAAAATCTGATCCTTCTAAAGGAACGGAAGAAAACCTTCCAGATTCAGACCAAGCCGAGCAAAGGGTGTATGCAGCAGTGCATGAAGATGACGCTTCTTTTACAAGTACGTGTGAAAAGACTGCTGAAGCAGAACCAGAAAGCATCAAAAACGGCACCAATGCACTTAAACCTAGAACCATAGAGAGTATAGTGGTTCAAAAGAAAACTTTGGAAAACGTGCAGGCCACAAGAGCTAAAGGCTACATGCATAAATTAAGTACAAGTCAAAAACCTAGCTCCTACAAATGTAAACCTGGTGAAAAACAAGATGTATGTCACAGTGATTTGCCACAGaagactgaaacacacaacagtgttaaaacaaacaaactttcgAATATATCTAACAATTCCTGTAGTTGGACTGATTCAAATAGTCTTAAAACCTCTGTTGAACTGTCAGAGAGAGTAGAAGTTGATGGAAAAGATATCGGTGTAACGAAATGTCAGTCTGCTGAACATCAGCCAGCTTCAGAACATGAGTGCCCTGCAAGCACGGTCATTCCACCAGAGAAGACGATGGACAAAGATGAGATCCGACGCCTGTTTCTTGCACCTATTAAAATGGATCATGAATACTCAGGATTTGCAGCATCAGTCACCACACCTGTTGAGTTTTACATTGTACTTGAGGACCTACTTCTAATCATGAATGCTGTATCAAACGTCCTTGATGATCTACCAGAGGACTTGGCTCCTTTGCCAGAGGCTCATCTGATTTCTGGTACCAGCTGTCTGGTAAAGTCTCCAGAGAAAAAATGGTGTCGAGCAGAGATAATACAATGTGATGACAGGACAATAACCGTTATTCTCGTTGATTATGGGTACTGTGTACATTTGGCATGCCAAGATGTCTGCAAACTTAAAGTGCTTCCTGTAGGGCTTGCTGCATTTCCGAAGATCGCGTATTCTTGCTTTTTAAGAGGAATTAAGCCAGCTGATGGGCTGCAGTGGTCTGACCATGCTGCTATGTTTTTCCAACAGTGCATGTATCAAAAGAATCTTAAGATACATTTCAAAGATTGTGTTTCTGAGGCACAGTGGGCGGTTGATGTCACCTCGTCTAACAGAAACATTGCCAAAGAGTTGGTTGATGCTGGTCATGCTCAATACATAGATCCTGTGCTTGGAATACGGTTTCAGCAAGCTCTAGGCCATAAAAGGGAATCCAAGGTCGAATTTGGAGAGGAAGTCTACAAAGCTATATCTGCCCAGCATGAAGAAACACAatcagagatggagagagtgcCACCGATTTATTTGAAAGAAGTTTCTGTAAACTGTAGTCCAGAAAAAGAGACTGAAGACCTCTTCAGCGAAGACTCTGACAAACATGGATCAGCACAGAAAATGTGTAGGTTACGTCACTGTAAGTATCttcttgtatattatattatattatattatatattatattataagtgTGGATTATTTACATTGGGCATATACTGAGCATTGAGTGCTTAACATCATTATGGATAAGATTAGCTTTTGGATAATATAAATTTACCTCTGGAAAGCATCTACTTTTCCCTCAGAATCCAAGAGGCTTTACCTTCGGCTTAATTTAcacaccaccactaccacaacCATTCAAGCACAAGT
Protein-coding regions in this window:
- the tdrd15 gene encoding tudor domain-containing protein 15; translation: MDTFEDHVILRKDSKRPAQCALSPVDLKLTHTECNPDNTLVYFQGEDPTICELDYNILQAEIQNVSKTTVSPEVGDVCLVEDCSLPPSIRWYRGRLQNKSGEFFNVFLLDHGNIITVGPSHLSAISDSLLMLPPKIVCGYIANVLPFQERWDQPSEKYFSSMLGKHIKGYNHGLLPYKRLILEVPEITKDLLRLRLGRHVDTDTFLLLVDLEIEIPIQQSCESVLDLLIEKKIAQEIFFKSSNLCAYENILSLGSSKLVVGQEESVRISAAVNPWLFYCQLSSAAKDLKEMSEKLALVCKSRNGDLRDRSGENMGLLCAVKGKDEKWHRGLVQCLPVNSQVRVVFVDYGYCESVNVENIFQLPSDFLLSPVMAFRCSLSCLADKDKATVNQQLVLLRKGLRGKELVITIDGLKKEKNTCSVTLSNVVKHAPIKTVECKEFPKMASSSILANVHPLNYIPNETTKVEISKNLMAFKDIKNSSVFEGYVEHVRNPHDFWIRRAKSNDRFEAMMNKLSERFSSLQLNEEILPNPVPGQLCCAMYEKDMHYYRARVLDILEYGAEVFFIDFGNTEKVPSMLIKKIPTELTVEPMFALNCSLAHVIPVEDVWTSAATDFFRKTTFEEALLVHVLYRRGDVFVVDMYKKRCEKSESIATLLTSANMAETWTYRAIKTPATAVDKKNKTGKTFARRRPFAENYCKPTPQEHPSKAMRQVIAMENQVQTETQKCSAVENFKGYNFNPGTVISVQCSHVISPSEFWCQNMKYKNNLDKLMQRLQRFYQTNTSVLQPYSECCAVQFQQDNKWYRGSILGGAGLNLKVILVDYGMVVQENLQQLRALNPEFLELEKQAFRCSLYNLTDPIGGDVWSDEANNSLKDFTSGNCDLRCKIYSQVSVANKGLCNVVDLYTPLQQASTYLIGKGVAKEIQHPTKLHPSVYPCSFVYSSFDIKIGSEELVFPTHVVSPWEIYLQLERNTEIIEQLMDRSVKESKELMSQRHSGETGSVCLAKYFEDGMWYRSYVWPAHSSLHFNVFFVDYGGKQVAEKKDVLPIPIKAADLLLTPVQALRCSLLNISEEENLPEVNTWLKKAILNKVLRAKFVATNCSGDFICDLFDGDFHINEKVRELFAIHGKNEQSVRNPIRDCVKKAETVSFVANEFKTRRRPHVESGVKSHWTLGYIKIVQQSHQQKSVKIKSPQKSHSLNSSSVGKGYGKKNHSLKPRKELQKEKCTISSTSKVKSSKVLPKISDLPAIKIAPGFSCIGFISHCESVESFFVQMEKDEQTILKVREELNSSPFTESLQSVTSNVKIGDLIAARYDKDLALYRAAVKGVGIGGFIKVEFVDYGNTAIVDKKKIHSLASKFLSQARLSTACKLSKPNILEDFKALLSDTHDKPLMVEFVQNLGCVWEVNIQGLDPLNELRKSDPSKGTEENLPDSDQAEQRVYAAVHEDDASFTSTCEKTAEAEPESIKNGTNALKPRTIESIVVQKKTLENVQATRAKGYMHKLSTSQKPSSYKCKPGEKQDVCHSDLPQKTETHNSVKTNKLSNISNNSCSWTDSNSLKTSVELSERVEVDGKDIGVTKCQSAEHQPASEHECPASTVIPPEKTMDKDEIRRLFLAPIKMDHEYSGFAASVTTPVEFYIVLEDLLLIMNAVSNVLDDLPEDLAPLPEAHLISGTSCLVKSPEKKWCRAEIIQCDDRTITVILVDYGYCVHLACQDVCKLKVLPVGLAAFPKIAYSCFLRGIKPADGLQWSDHAAMFFQQCMYQKNLKIHFKDCVSEAQWAVDVTSSNRNIAKELVDAGHAQYIDPVLGIRFQQALGHKRESKVEFGEEVYKAISAQHEETQSEMERVPPIYLKEVSVNCSPEKETEDLFSEDSDKHGSAQKMCRLRHWVCRLQ